Genomic window (Cystobacter fuscus DSM 2262):
TCTTGCTGGCCCGCGGGTGGGCACGGGCGGGGGTGGCCCTTCGCCGGGACCTGCGGCGGCTCCAGGCGATGGGCCGCGCGATGCGGCGCGAGCAGATGCTGGGGCCGCTGGCACTGGGGGCGCTGCTCGTCGGCGCCCGGCTCCTGCGCGGGCTCGCCGCCCCACCGCTCGCTTGGGATTCGCTCACCTATCACCTGGTGAAGGCGGGCCGGTGGGTGCAGAGCGGGCGCGACGAGCCGCTCCTCGCCCCCGATGCGTGGAGCTACTACCAGTACTTCCTCCCCTACGGCGACGCCCTGTCGGCCTGGGCCATGCTGCCCGACCATGGAGATGGGTTCCTCGCGCCGGCCGGTGGGCTCATCTGGCTGAGCGCGTTGGTGGGCGCGTATGGCATGGCGAGGGGCCTGGGCGCGCGCTGGCGCATGGCCGTGCCCGCGGCACTGACGGCGGTGTTCGTGCCCATCGTGATGGCGGTCCTCACCGCCAGCTATGTGGACAACACCATCCTGGCGCTCTTCCTGCTGGCCATGGCGTTGCTGCTGGCGAGCCTGCGCCCGGGACGGCAGGGCGAACGGGTGGCGGCGATGGCGGCCCTGGGGGTGCTCGCGGGCATCAAGCCCGGCGGCCTGCCCGTGTTCTGCCTCGGCGGCGCGCTGGTCTGCTGGGGCACGTTCCAGGCCTGGCGCTCGCGAGAGGCGCCTCGTTTCCACGCGGCGCTGGTGGTGTTGGCGCTGCTGCTCGGGGTGCTGCCCTACCTGAGGGCATGGGTGCTCCACGGCTCTCCATTCTTTCCCTGGCCGTTGACGTTGGCGGGGATTCGCATCTCCGCGGGCAGCCCGGCGCTGGCCGGCCTCGAGTCGGGAGAGCTGCTCAACACCACGCCCCTCGATGTGCCGGAGTTGGTGATGGCGCTCCTGTTCTCCCGGTTCCTGGCGGGGACGGATCACCTGGGGCTGGGCCACACGCTGCTGCTGGCGCCCGTGGGCCTGCTGGCCGCGGTGCGGACCCGGCAGCGGTGGGGTGCGCGCTCGTTGCTGGTGCTCGTCTGCGGTGCGAGCACGCTGCTCGGCTCGATGAGCCGGCAGCTCTGGACGGCCTGGGTGTCCACCTCGTCCCGCTTCGTGCTGTGCATGCTGGCCACGTGCCTGCTGCTCGCCGCCCTCCTGGAGGAAGAGTGGGTGCGGCTGCTGCTCTGGGGCTGCTTCCTGCTGGAACTGCTGCTCGGGCTGCCGTGCGGCTGGGCAGGGGTGGATGCGCGCGGGGTGCTCCTGGTGCTCCCGGCCGTGCTGGTGTCACTGGGCGGCGCCGCCGCCCTGGTGGCGTGGGGCCTGCGCCGGCACCGGCTCCTCCCCGGCCTGCTCGCGGCGCTCATGCTGCTCGGGGGCGGCTGGGAGGCCATCGCCGCCGTCCGCGCGGCGCTGCGCTACGAGATCTATGCCTCCGCCGCGAATGCGCAGTCCTACGAACTTCACCCGCTCGTCATCCCGAGCAGCATGGGCCTTCCCGAGTGGAAGGCGCTGGATGGGGAGGCTCCCCTGCGACTCGCGGTCACGGCGGGATGGGACATCTCCGGACACAACTGGTACTGGTACCCGTTGATGGGCAGCCGGCTGCAGAACACGCTCACCTACGTGCCCATCTCTCCGGACGGCGTGGTGAGGGATTACGCCCTGAAGGACACGTTCGCCCAGGCGGACTTCCCGGCGTGGCTGCGGCGGGTGCGCGAGGCGCGGGTGGACTACGTGGTGACGCTGGCCCCCGCGCCCATCGAGGCACGGTGGATGGCCGGACACCCGGAGCTCTTCCAGCCCGCCTTCGGCGACGCGAAGCGCGAGAACGTGGCCTGGCGCGTCCTGCCCGCGGCCGCCGCCGATTGACGCGCGTCAGCGGCCGAACAGGCCCTTGCGCTTGCGCGGCGCGGGGTCCTCCTGCGCCATGCGCGACAGCCGCTGGCCGAGGATGCGGCTCATCTCCAGGGCGATGACGGGGTTGGCCATCACCACGCCGCGGAAGTCCTCGCGGCCCACGCTCGCCAGCTCGCACACGGTGGCCGCCGAGGCATGGGTGGCCCGCGGCTCGCCGGTGAGCAGGGCCAACTCTCCGAAGAAGCCCCCGGGCTTCACCACCTCCACGAGCTTGTTGCCCTCGCCCAGCAGGTTCACCTGCCCGGAGACGACGACGAAGAACGTCTCTCCCGCGTCCCCCTTCTTGAAGATGGGCTCTCCGGCGTCCTTGCGCAGGTACTCGGCGCCGTGCGCCAGCTTGAGCACCTCCTCGGTGCCCAGCGGCGCGAGGAAGTCCACCCGGCGCAGCATGTCCGCCAGCGGCGTGTCCGGCGTGTTCTGGGGCTCGCGCGTGAGGCACTCCACCGCGCGGGCCAGCCCGGCACGGCGCGCCACGAGGATGAGGGTGTGGCTCGCGCGCAGCACCGTGTTGCCGTCCGGCAGGGTGATGCGCCCCTCGGGGTCCACCATGCCGATGAAGACGCACTCGCGCGGGAAGTCCGTCTGGGCGCGTACCTGGGCCACCGTGCGCCCGGCCACCACCGCCTTGGTGCTCACCTTGAGCTCGAAGAGGATGGCGTCCCCGGCGGCCAGCGGCAGCGAGCCCGCCACCTGGGGGAAGTCGATGGCGGTCGCCATCTTCGTGACCACCACCTCCGCCTCTTCCACCAGCTCGCCCACCCCGGCGAGCCGGTAGGGCTCTCGGTAGCGGCTGTCCAGCATGCGCACCATGACGCGCGCCGGGCTCACCGCGCGCACCAGCGTGGCGAACGCCAGGTTCTCCGCGTCGCGCGCCAGCACCCCGGCCGCGATGTCCGCATTGATGATGCCCGTGGACTCGAGCACCCGTGGGTCCGTGGCGTCCCCACACACCGTCACCACGCCGATGTCCTCGAACAGGCGGTGGCACGTCGCGGCGTCCCGGTCCACCACCGTCACGTGGTGCTGCTCGTTCACCAGCCGCGCCGCCAGCGCGCCCCCCACCCGGCCTCCCCCCGCGATGACCACCTTCATGTCGTCTTCCTCCCACTGCCCTGCGGCTCATCGGGCACATCCGACAACACGTGCTCCAGCTCCAGGGTGCGTGCGTCCAGCCGCGCGAGCTGCGCTTCCGCCGTGGCCTCGGGAATGAGGCCCGCGAGCCGCGCCGACAGCAGCGCCGTGCGCTCGGCGTCCACCAGGTGCCGGCGCGTCGTCAAGACCAGTCGCGCCGCCTGCGCCAGGTGCTGCTCGCTCAGCCGGCGCAGCTCCCGCTCGGCGCTGGCGATGCCCACCTGGTAGTCGCTGCGCAGGTGCTCGTAGGCCGCGCGCGGGATGAGCCCCTGGTCATGCAACTGCTCCAGCTCCTGACGCGCGGCACGGCTGGCGATGAGCCGCGCCTGCTGCTCGCTCACCGCCTGGGCCACGGGGTCCTCGCGGATGAGCCCCAGGCGCCGCAGGAAGCCGGTGAGCGTCAGCCCCTGGACCACGAGCGACAGGAAGGTGACGCCGAAGGCGATGGACACCAGCTCCTCGCGCGCGGGCGTGCCCTCGGGCAGGCCGATCGCGAGGCCGATGGACAGCGCGCCCTTGATGTTGCCGAAGATGAAGACGTGCTGCCAGCGCACGGGCACGCAGGCCGAGGGGCGCAGCCAGCGCAACAGCAGGAAGGGCCCGTAGATGGCCACCGCGCGCCCGGCGAAGACGCACGCCACCGCGAGCAGGGTGAGCGGCAGGTGGCGCACCAGCGCTCCGGGCTTCGTGGCGAGCCCCACCGACAGGAAGAGGAAGGTGTTCACCCCGAAGGTGACGTACTCCCAGAAGGTGTGGATGGCCACCTGGCTCTGGGGCGCCACGTGGCGGCGCAGGGTGATGCCCGTCATCAGTCCGGCCGTCACCGCGGCGATGGCGCCCGACAGGTGCACCTGCTCGCCAATGGTGTACGCGCTCAGCGCGAGCGCGGTGGTGACCATGATCTCCGCGAGCGGATCCCTCGTGCGGCGGATGATGAAGCCCGCCCCGGCGCCCAGCGTCAGCCCGATGGCGATTCCCCCGATCGTGGCGAACACCACCTGGGCGCTCAAGAGCGGCAGGGAGAAGGACGTCTCGCCCCGCGTCACCACGCCGGCGATGGCCGCGTAGGCCACGAGCGCGGTGCCGTCATTGAAGAGGCTCTCGCCCTGCATGATGCCCGACAGGCGCCGGGGCACGGCCACGCGGCGGAAGGCGTAGAGGATGGAGACGGTGTCGGTGACGGAGAGCATGGCGCCGAGCAGCAGCGCCGGCCCCCAGTTCAGCCCCAGCGCGTAGTGCAGCGCGGTGCCGGTGGCGGTGATGGCCAGCACCATGCCCAGGCTCGCCAGCGTGGCGATGGGCACCAGGTTGGCGCGCACGTTGGCCACGTCCGCGGTGATGCCCCCCTCGAAGAGCAACAGCGGCAGGCACACGAGGAAGACGAACTCCGGGTTGAGCGGAGGAATGCCGGGCAGCAGGCCCGCCACGGAGATGAACAGGCCTCCCACCACCAGCGCCACGCTGTAGGGGATGCGCACGCGCTTGGCGGCGATCGCGAGGGTACTGGCGGCCACCATCAGGCCGATGAGCAGGGGCATCTCGAAGTGCACGCGGGAGCGAGCCTCGCAGATGCCCCCGGCCCTGCCTAGACACGGCGCACCACCCCGCGGCATTTCCGCGGGAGCCCGGACCGCCCCGGCTCTCGGTTGTCCGCTCGCTCAGTCGTCGCCACCACCACCGTCATCGCCGCCGGTGCCGATGCCGCCGCCGTCGTTCTCGTAGACGGGATCCGGCACGTCGTACTTGCCCTGGACGCGGTTCTGCGCCTGGCAGTCCTGGGTGCACGAGGTGGCGGGAGGCGAGTTCTCCACCGCGTCCTCCCCGAGCACGCCGCCCATGCGGCCCCCGGACGTCACGCGCCAGACCGTCTCGCGCTCGCCCTGGACGAGTTTCGCCGCCACCTGCGGGCTGTCCTTGCCCCGGATGAGCTGGGCGTTGCCGAAGTTGATCTTCCCGGTGTACGGGTTGGTGAAGTAGAAGACGGCGGGCCCCAGGGTGTGGGTGAAGTCGATCGTCGCCCCGGTCGTCTCCGTCTCCGGCTCCATCTGGAAGATGCCGCCCTGGGCGCAGTCCTTCGCCTGGATCTTCATCTTGATGCGCTCGCCGCGGCGCAGCAGCCACAGGTCGCCCGCGCCCATCTCCACTTCCAGGTCGTCCTTCTCCAGCGTCTGCGTGCCGAGGTGGGGCACCTTGCCTGCGAAGAGCACCGTGGTCACCCCGCCCGTGATGTCCAGGGGGTTGCTCGTCGCCTTGAGCGTGTAGTTGTAGACGGCGAACGTCGACACATCGACGTCGAAGTCGACGTAGGTGCCGCGCACGCGCAGCGTGCCGTGCGAGGGCAGGCTCCGGCGGTCGAGCTTCGTCCGGGCCGAGCCGGACAGGGTCCTGCCATTGGGCAGCTCCAGGCGGAAGCCACCGCCGGCACAGGCCTCGGTGGAGGCGGCGTGCGCGGCGGGCGCGCCGAGCAGCGCGCAGAACCCAAGCGAGAGCATCGCGCCGAGGGCGCGCGAGCGGATGGAGAGGGACATGGGGGCCTTTCCAGCGAGATTGTTATGGTTTGGGTTGAAACGAGAAAAAACAGCGAGGACTGGAATACAGTGAAAGGCACCCTAGCGTTTGTGACTGTCATAAACAAATCCAATCGGCGGCGGGGTGAGGGGAGGGACTCCGAGTAGAGTTCATCCATACGCGCGAGCCGTCCGGGGGTGAGTTGTATGCCATTCCAATCATCTGACCCGGGGTGAACACTCCACACACCCTCCATCCGGGTGCCCTCCTGGGGGGCCGACTTGATTCTCTGGAGGGAGGGGGACATATTACGCTCATAATCCAGAGGAGCCGGGCCATATGACCACCAGCTATGTCATCGACGCCGCACGCACCCCCCGAGGGAGGGGCAAGGCGGGCAAGGGAGCACTCTCGGGCATCCACCCGCAGGAGTTGTTCGCGCAGGTGTTGAACGCGCTCCAAGCGCGCGGGCGCTTCGAGGCGCGCGAGGTCGAAGACGTGATGGTGGGGTGTGTCTCCCAGGTGGGAGAGCAGGGCGCCAACCTGGCGCGCAACGCGGTGCTCACCGCGGGCTGGCCCCAGCAGGTGTCGGCGGTGTCGCTCAACCGCTTCTGCGCGTCGGGGCTGCAGGCGATCCACTTCGGGGCCATGGGAGTGGCCTCGGGCGCGATGGACCTGGCGGTCGCCGGGGGCGTGGAGAGCATGTCGCGCGTGCCCATGGGCGCGGATGGCGGCGGCCAGGATGGCAACAACCCGCACCTGCGCGAGCGCCTGTTCCAGGTGCCCCAGGGCATCAGCGCCGACCTCATCGCCACGCTCGAGGGGTTGTCACGCGAGGAACTCGACGCCGTGGCGCTGCGCTCCCAGAAGAACGCGGCGCGCGCCATCGAGGAGGGCCGCTTCGTGAAGTCGCTATTCCCCGTGAGGCAACCAGGCACCGGGGCGGTGGTGCTCGAGCGGGACGAGTTCCCCCGGCCGGACACCACGGCCGAGGGGCTCGCCGCGCTCAAGCCCTCCTTCGTGGCGATGGGAGAGACGGTGGCGGGGCCCCGGGGCGAGACGCTGGCTCAGCTCGCGCTCGCGGCCTATCCGCGGGCCCGGGCCCTCCAGCACGTGCACACCGCGGGCAACTCGAGCGGCATCGTCGATGGCGCCGCCGCGGTGGTGCTCGCCTCGGAGCGCTACGTCCGGGAGAAGGGCATCCAACCGCGCGCCCGCATCCGCGCCATGGCGACCGTGGGCACCGAGCCGGTGCTGATGCTCACGGGGCCCGCGCCAGCGAGTGAGAAGGCGCTGCGCCAGGCGGGCATGAATGCGCGCGACATCGACCTGTGGGAAATCAACGAGGCCTTCGCGGGGGTGGTGCTCCAGACCATTCGCGCGCTGGGCATCGACCCCGAGCGCGTGAACGTCAACGGAGGCTCCATCGCGCTCGGCCATCCGCTCGGCGCGACCGGCGCGATGTTGCTCGGCACGGCGCTCGATGAACTCGAGCGTAGCGGCAAGCAGACCGCGCTCATTACCATGTGCGTTGGGGGCGGCCAGGGGATCGCCACCATCATCGAGCGGCTCTGAGCCGTCGTACCGGGGTCCCTTCATGAACCAGAAGACGGAACAGAAGCAGAAGTCGCGTGAAGCCATCCTCGCCTCGGCGGCGGCGCTCCTGCGTGAGCGGGGCATCAAGGCCAGCTCGGTGATGGATGTCATGAAGGGCGCCGGGCTCACCGTCGGCGGCTTCTATGGGCACTTCGAGTCCAAGGAGCATCTCTTCACCGAGACCATCCAGAGCGCGGCGAGCACCATGTGGAACCGGCTGCTGGGCTCGGCCAAGGGCGATTCGCCCCGGGAACGGGTGCTCAACGTGGTGGAGCGCTACCTGTCACGCCAGCACCGCGACCATCCGGAAGCGGGGTGTGTGATGCCCAGCGTCGCCCCGGAAGTCGCGCGGGAAGGGGAGCCCTATCGCGGCGCGCTCGAGAAGGAGCTGTCTCATTATGTCCGCTCGCTCGCCGAGCTCATGGGGTCCGATGCCGAGCACCGGCAGCAGGCGCTCGGGTTGATCGCGCTCATGTATGGCGCGCTCTCGTTGTCGAGGGCGGTGGGTGGCACGCCCCTGAGTGACGAGCTGCTCCGGGCCGCGAGGAAGCTCTCCGAGCGCGCGCTGTAACCGTTCACGGAACTGGCCGACCCGGCGACCGCCCCGGGTCATGTCGCCTACTGGCTCTCGAACGCCTGACTGACGGTCACGATCAGTGTGGAGATGGGCGTTCCATCTGGTGCGAAGGGGGCCTCCGCATGGATCACGGTGTCCAAGTCGAGTTCCACCTTCTCACTCAGACGCCACTCGCGAGAGGAAGCCCGTGGATCCTCGCATCCATGATTCCCGCAGGCGCAAGGCACGGCCGACCTGGGCTGGCCCGCATGCTGGCGGAAGTCGGAATCCATGGACGTGTAGAGGCGGCAGATGAAGTCCGAGGGCCCTTGGATACTCCAGAGAACGATGGTCCTCACATTGCCAGCTGGCCAGATGCCCACCTCCCAGGGCTTCGCCAGGTGCACGTGCGCGCACGAAAGCGTCTTCTTGCTGAACGGGTTGCACCAGGGGGGCAGTTCCTCCTTGGGCCTTCCCAGTTCGAGCCTGTCTCCGTTGAGTTCCACACCGCTGTCCGTCACGTGCCGTAACAGGGAGGCGCTGAACGCGGCGGTACTCCCGCCATGAGAACACGCCTGGAGCAGGGCACTTCCCACGAGCGGAACCACGAGCCTCGCCCTGATGGGCAACGAACTCATCCGCGTGTTCCTCGAGAACTTCATGGGATTCCGCCTCCCGGGCGTCCTCTTGTACCACCGGGAGCCGTCGGGGAGCGCGGTCCTGATGACAGCAGTCACCAGGAGTCGGGTCGACTGGTGACGGCTGTCACCGGGTCCCGGAGGGGGAGGACTCGGCTCTCGATAATGATGCTGGGAGGTTATGAGGAATCGAGAGATTCCGAAGGCGCTGGCACGAGGACTGCTTAGGGAGCGTGGGCGGCACGGGCTGATGCCGCTCCTTCCTCGACGACTTCGAGACCTCGCGCCATGTCCATTTCCCGCCTCCCCTCCTCGTCCTCCTATCGGCTCCCCCCGCGGGCTCCCATCGCTCCCGCCGAGACGAAGTACGCCGACGCCCCCGGGTCGAAGCAGCAGCCGAACATCGATGAGCTGATGAAGCTGTTGCAGGAGCTCATCAAGATGCTGGGCCAGGATGGCTTCGAGCCCTCGCAGAAGGGCGCTGGCGGCGGCGGTGGTGGTGGCGGTGGCGGCGGTGAGATCCCGGGTGGTGGTGGTGGCGGTGGCGGTGTTCCCCCGGCGGGCGGGCTGGACGCGTTGGGTGAGGGTGGGCCGACGGATCTGGGGCTCGATTCGCCCCCCGGGCAGGGCCCTTCGTTCAATGGTTCGGGCAATGCGGACGCGGTGGCCCAGCAGATTGCCCAGGACGCGACGAGCTGGAACTACGACAACTCGCCCGGCAAGTCGTTTGATGCCGCGGTGGGCAACGAGAACAACTTCGATGGTTCCAAGTCCGGCATCTGCACGGACATGGCGGTCGAGGCGGCGCAGCGCTTCGAGGCGGCGGGCATCGATGCGCGCGTCGTGGGTGGAGAGACGAACAAGGGCAATCACGCCTGGGTCGAGTACAAGGGCGCGGATGGCGAGTGGAAGCGGTTCGATCCCACGGCGGCGGCCTGCACCAAGGACGCGAGCCAGGCCATCAACACCGACAACAACGTCTACAACTACGGCAACGTCATCGCGTACTACGAGGATGTGCCGGCCGAGGTGCCCTCGATTTGAGCAGGCAGGGCGTGGAACCACGCGGCATAGGGCGTGTTCTCCACCCGGTGGCGGTTGAAGTCCGGAGCGCCATCCATCCACCACGGCGGGCCCCG
Coding sequences:
- a CDS encoding NAD-binding protein, coding for MKVVIAGGGRVGGALAARLVNEQHHVTVVDRDAATCHRLFEDIGVVTVCGDATDPRVLESTGIINADIAAGVLARDAENLAFATLVRAVSPARVMVRMLDSRYREPYRLAGVGELVEEAEVVVTKMATAIDFPQVAGSLPLAAGDAILFELKVSTKAVVAGRTVAQVRAQTDFPRECVFIGMVDPEGRITLPDGNTVLRASHTLILVARRAGLARAVECLTREPQNTPDTPLADMLRRVDFLAPLGTEEVLKLAHGAEYLRKDAGEPIFKKGDAGETFFVVVSGQVNLLGEGNKLVEVVKPGGFFGELALLTGEPRATHASAATVCELASVGREDFRGVVMANPVIALEMSRILGQRLSRMAQEDPAPRKRKGLFGR
- a CDS encoding cation:proton antiporter; translated protein: MHFEMPLLIGLMVAASTLAIAAKRVRIPYSVALVVGGLFISVAGLLPGIPPLNPEFVFLVCLPLLLFEGGITADVANVRANLVPIATLASLGMVLAITATGTALHYALGLNWGPALLLGAMLSVTDTVSILYAFRRVAVPRRLSGIMQGESLFNDGTALVAYAAIAGVVTRGETSFSLPLLSAQVVFATIGGIAIGLTLGAGAGFIIRRTRDPLAEIMVTTALALSAYTIGEQVHLSGAIAAVTAGLMTGITLRRHVAPQSQVAIHTFWEYVTFGVNTFLFLSVGLATKPGALVRHLPLTLLAVACVFAGRAVAIYGPFLLLRWLRPSACVPVRWQHVFIFGNIKGALSIGLAIGLPEGTPAREELVSIAFGVTFLSLVVQGLTLTGFLRRLGLIREDPVAQAVSEQQARLIASRAARQELEQLHDQGLIPRAAYEHLRSDYQVGIASAERELRRLSEQHLAQAARLVLTTRRHLVDAERTALLSARLAGLIPEATAEAQLARLDARTLELEHVLSDVPDEPQGSGRKTT
- a CDS encoding acetyl-CoA C-acetyltransferase encodes the protein MTTSYVIDAARTPRGRGKAGKGALSGIHPQELFAQVLNALQARGRFEAREVEDVMVGCVSQVGEQGANLARNAVLTAGWPQQVSAVSLNRFCASGLQAIHFGAMGVASGAMDLAVAGGVESMSRVPMGADGGGQDGNNPHLRERLFQVPQGISADLIATLEGLSREELDAVALRSQKNAARAIEEGRFVKSLFPVRQPGTGAVVLERDEFPRPDTTAEGLAALKPSFVAMGETVAGPRGETLAQLALAAYPRARALQHVHTAGNSSGIVDGAAAVVLASERYVREKGIQPRARIRAMATVGTEPVLMLTGPAPASEKALRQAGMNARDIDLWEINEAFAGVVLQTIRALGIDPERVNVNGGSIALGHPLGATGAMLLGTALDELERSGKQTALITMCVGGGQGIATIIERL
- a CDS encoding TetR/AcrR family transcriptional regulator; protein product: MNQKTEQKQKSREAILASAAALLRERGIKASSVMDVMKGAGLTVGGFYGHFESKEHLFTETIQSAASTMWNRLLGSAKGDSPRERVLNVVERYLSRQHRDHPEAGCVMPSVAPEVAREGEPYRGALEKELSHYVRSLAELMGSDAEHRQQALGLIALMYGALSLSRAVGGTPLSDELLRAARKLSERAL
- a CDS encoding transglutaminase-like domain-containing protein, translated to MSISRLPSSSSYRLPPRAPIAPAETKYADAPGSKQQPNIDELMKLLQELIKMLGQDGFEPSQKGAGGGGGGGGGGGEIPGGGGGGGGVPPAGGLDALGEGGPTDLGLDSPPGQGPSFNGSGNADAVAQQIAQDATSWNYDNSPGKSFDAAVGNENNFDGSKSGICTDMAVEAAQRFEAAGIDARVVGGETNKGNHAWVEYKGADGEWKRFDPTAAACTKDASQAINTDNNVYNYGNVIAYYEDVPAEVPSI